A genomic segment from Marinobacter bohaiensis encodes:
- a CDS encoding group III truncated hemoglobin — MDLDNPAAIHRMVQLFYASLLDDPVMEPVFTEVAGVHLADHLPLIEGYWCKMLLGKDTYHRNMIEKHDKLHDHFPLSREHFELWFDHFNHTLDTHFEGPYTEKARKLARRILRNLARWLAARDRELEAANTGS; from the coding sequence ATGGATCTCGACAATCCCGCTGCGATCCATCGCATGGTGCAGCTGTTCTACGCCAGTCTGCTGGACGATCCCGTGATGGAGCCTGTCTTCACGGAGGTGGCGGGCGTGCACCTGGCCGATCACTTGCCGCTGATCGAGGGCTACTGGTGCAAGATGCTGCTGGGCAAGGACACCTACCACCGAAACATGATCGAAAAGCACGATAAATTACACGATCATTTCCCGTTGAGCCGCGAACATTTCGAACTCTGGTTTGATCACTTCAATCACACCCTCGACACCCACTTCGAAGGCCCCTACACCGAGAAGGCGCGCAAGCTGGCGCGACGTATCCTGCGCAACCTGGCCCGCTGGCTGGCGGCCCGGGACCGGGAACTGGAGGCGGCCAATACCGGCTCCTGA
- a CDS encoding OmpA family protein: MTKRILMSGSAATLALLLSACASGPAQNAKVDEARSAYQAIEDDPYVARAGSTQLRQSELALKEADSLLEEGADTDRVEQAAYLARSHAEIASQQGERARLQEEIASAQSRREQLKLQQAQSEADRLRAEMEALQAEQTERGMVLTLGDVLFDVNKADLKPAGERTVQRLADFMAEYPERRVRVEGYTDSTGAASYNQQLSERRAESVRNSLMLEGIDSGRVEVIGHGEDYPVASNDTSSGRQQNRRVEIVISDQQGMIKSR, encoded by the coding sequence ATGACTAAACGGATATTGATGTCAGGTTCCGCGGCGACCCTGGCCCTGTTGCTGTCAGCCTGCGCCAGCGGTCCCGCCCAGAATGCCAAGGTGGATGAAGCACGCTCCGCCTACCAGGCCATCGAGGACGATCCCTACGTGGCCCGCGCGGGGTCGACCCAGCTGCGCCAGTCTGAACTGGCCTTGAAGGAGGCCGATTCCCTGCTCGAAGAGGGCGCCGACACCGATCGCGTGGAACAGGCCGCCTATCTGGCGCGCAGCCATGCTGAAATCGCAAGCCAGCAGGGCGAAAGAGCGCGCCTGCAGGAAGAGATCGCCTCGGCGCAGAGCCGCCGCGAGCAACTCAAGCTGCAACAGGCGCAGTCCGAGGCCGACCGTCTGCGCGCGGAGATGGAGGCCCTGCAGGCCGAACAGACCGAGCGAGGGATGGTGCTGACCCTGGGCGACGTGCTGTTCGATGTGAACAAGGCGGATCTCAAGCCGGCCGGCGAACGTACGGTCCAGCGACTGGCCGATTTCATGGCCGAATACCCGGAGCGTCGGGTGCGGGTCGAGGGTTACACCGACAGCACCGGTGCGGCCAGCTACAACCAGCAGCTGTCCGAGCGTCGGGCGGAATCGGTGCGCAACTCGCTGATGCTGGAAGGCATCGACTCTGGTCGCGTCGAGGTGATCGGCCACGGTGAGGATTATCCGGTGGCCAGCAACGACACCTCCAGCGGACGCCAGCAGAACCGGCGCGTGGAGATCGTGATCTCCGACCAGCAGGGGATGATCAAGTCCCGCTAG
- a CDS encoding DMT family transporter: MQHWLMLAAAICFEVVATSALKASEGFSRLWPSVIVVVGYGLAFYFLAITLRTIPVGIAYAVWAGAGVALITLIGWLVFGQAMDLAGIIGILLIVAGVMVLNIFSSASPH, encoded by the coding sequence ATGCAACATTGGCTCATGCTGGCCGCGGCCATCTGCTTCGAAGTGGTGGCGACGTCGGCCCTGAAGGCGTCTGAAGGGTTTTCCCGGCTCTGGCCGTCGGTGATCGTGGTGGTCGGTTACGGACTGGCCTTTTACTTCCTGGCCATCACCCTGCGCACGATTCCTGTTGGCATTGCCTACGCGGTCTGGGCCGGCGCGGGGGTGGCGTTGATCACGTTGATTGGCTGGCTGGTGTTCGGCCAGGCGATGGATCTGGCGGGAATCATCGGTATCCTGCTGATTGTCGCCGGGGTGATGGTGCTCAACATTTTCTCCAGCGCGTCGCCCCACTGA
- a CDS encoding carbohydrate-binding protein yields the protein MMRLALTCLIALLTAVALPVQALERNCTPEDNTWLPSRYYDVGQIVFYDGQWYAAREWQEGQRPDGGGFAWKPLDQAPECDAPQKAVESGANGAAPATSAEGGSSVTGDTPAQTDCKPAPVWTFSEAYSVGQWVTHEGRIYRATRPSNGDMPGVAEPPHWAPVTADCPAGS from the coding sequence ATGATGCGCCTTGCCCTGACCTGCCTGATCGCCCTGCTCACCGCCGTCGCCCTGCCCGTCCAGGCCCTGGAACGCAATTGCACCCCCGAGGACAACACCTGGCTGCCGTCGCGCTACTACGACGTGGGCCAGATCGTGTTCTACGACGGCCAGTGGTACGCCGCCCGCGAATGGCAGGAAGGACAGCGCCCCGACGGCGGCGGTTTTGCCTGGAAGCCGCTGGACCAGGCGCCGGAATGCGATGCGCCGCAAAAAGCGGTCGAGTCCGGCGCGAATGGCGCGGCACCGGCCACGTCAGCCGAGGGTGGCAGCAGCGTGACAGGCGATACCCCGGCGCAGACCGACTGCAAGCCGGCGCCGGTCTGGACCTTCTCGGAAGCCTACAGCGTGGGCCAGTGGGTCACCCATGAAGGACGGATCTACCGCGCCACCCGCCCCAGCAATGGCGACATGCCCGGCGTAGCCGAGCCGCCCCACTGGGCACCGGTGACCGCCGACTGTCCCGCCGGCTCCTGA
- a CDS encoding succinylglutamate desuccinylase/aspartoacylase family protein — MTLDRSTVYRPRRFLALLGALTFSAALHAQDPAPEQPHPVEVPEDESVEDIEASQDPGATDDADSTDAEAEPAPEPQPEKATQVAPNVDLKEVAPTPEPVKKATSDTASQSSGDTTSPDSPEPAADDTPTTKTEQPAAETPETATAPDTGTSTGTEAPAEPAPQAKPLVILGSEVRPGTSTRLGWTPDTTMAGLKQPTPVLVINGAQPGPNLCLTGAVHGDELNGIEIIRRVMYDIQAEELSGRLIGIPIVNLQGFQRGSRYLADRRDLNRNFPGDPNGSLASRIAYSLFNDVIKHCDMLVDIHTGSLKRSNLAQLRADMHNDAVARFTEGFDQMAVVHSQGSPGMLRTAATRNGITAVTMEAGESLRIQEEQIKAGVNSINSLLEKQGMMSRLFVWGKPEPVYYNSSWIRATHGGILVSDVELGQEVVAGETLGIVTDPITNAQHPVRAKQDGRVIGMAVDQVVMAGFAAYHMGTEARGPEEPLEDE, encoded by the coding sequence ATGACGTTGGACCGCAGTACCGTTTACCGCCCGCGCCGCTTTCTGGCCCTGTTGGGTGCGCTAACCTTCAGTGCCGCCCTGCACGCCCAGGACCCCGCCCCCGAACAACCTCACCCGGTGGAGGTACCCGAGGACGAAAGCGTAGAGGACATCGAAGCCAGCCAGGACCCGGGCGCCACAGACGACGCCGACTCAACCGACGCAGAGGCGGAGCCGGCCCCGGAGCCTCAGCCAGAAAAGGCTACCCAGGTTGCGCCCAACGTCGATCTCAAGGAAGTCGCACCCACCCCGGAGCCGGTGAAAAAGGCCACGTCGGACACCGCTTCCCAATCATCCGGCGATACCACATCGCCGGACAGCCCGGAGCCCGCCGCGGACGACACGCCGACGACGAAGACCGAACAACCAGCGGCCGAGACACCCGAGACGGCCACCGCCCCCGACACGGGAACGAGCACAGGCACCGAAGCACCGGCCGAGCCCGCCCCCCAGGCCAAACCGCTGGTCATCCTGGGTTCGGAGGTCAGACCGGGCACCTCCACCCGGCTGGGCTGGACCCCGGACACCACCATGGCCGGACTCAAACAGCCCACCCCGGTACTGGTCATCAACGGCGCCCAGCCGGGCCCCAATCTGTGCCTGACCGGCGCCGTGCACGGCGATGAGCTGAACGGCATCGAGATCATCCGGCGAGTGATGTACGACATCCAGGCCGAGGAGCTGAGTGGCCGCCTGATCGGGATTCCCATCGTCAACCTGCAGGGCTTCCAGCGCGGCTCGCGCTACCTGGCCGACCGTCGCGACCTGAATCGCAATTTCCCGGGCGACCCCAACGGCAGCCTGGCCTCGCGCATCGCCTACTCGCTGTTCAACGACGTGATCAAGCACTGCGATATGCTGGTGGACATCCACACCGGCTCACTCAAGCGCAGTAACCTGGCCCAGTTGCGGGCGGATATGCACAACGACGCCGTCGCCCGCTTTACCGAGGGCTTTGACCAGATGGCCGTGGTCCACAGCCAGGGCAGCCCGGGCATGCTGCGCACGGCCGCCACCCGCAACGGCATTACGGCGGTCACCATGGAAGCCGGCGAATCCCTGCGTATCCAGGAGGAACAGATCAAGGCGGGCGTCAACAGCATCAACAGCCTGCTGGAGAAACAGGGCATGATGTCGCGGCTGTTCGTGTGGGGCAAACCCGAGCCGGTCTACTACAACTCCAGCTGGATCCGCGCCACCCACGGCGGCATCCTGGTGAGCGATGTGGAGCTGGGGCAGGAAGTGGTCGCCGGGGAAACCCTGGGGATCGTCACCGATCCGATCACCAACGCCCAGCATCCGGTCCGGGCGAAACAGGACGGCCGGGTGATCGGCATGGCGGTGGACCAGGTGGTGATGGCCGGCTTTGCCGCCTACCACATGGGCACCGAAGCGCGCGGCCCGGAAGAACCGCTGGAAGACGAGTAA
- a CDS encoding DUF2784 domain-containing protein, producing the protein MGWRLAADAVLIAHLAFILFAIFGGLAVLWRRWLLWLHLPTLAWATLVMLNGWLCPLTPLEIELRQLAGDAGYQGSFIAHYLLPLIYPPGLTRPVQILLGAGVFGFNLLVYGGLLWRIWRRRKTTGS; encoded by the coding sequence ATGGGGTGGCGGCTCGCCGCGGATGCGGTCCTGATCGCGCATCTCGCGTTCATCCTGTTTGCCATATTCGGCGGGCTGGCCGTGCTCTGGCGCCGCTGGTTACTGTGGCTGCATCTCCCCACGCTCGCCTGGGCCACCCTGGTCATGCTGAACGGGTGGCTCTGCCCGCTGACGCCGCTGGAAATCGAACTGCGCCAGCTCGCCGGCGACGCGGGCTACCAGGGCAGCTTCATTGCCCATTACCTGTTACCGCTGATCTACCCACCCGGGCTGACGCGTCCCGTACAGATCCTGCTCGGCGCGGGCGTGTTCGGCTTCAACCTGCTGGTGTACGGTGGGCTGCTGTGGCGAATATGGAGGCGGCGAAAGACAACAGGATCTTAA
- a CDS encoding MarC family protein, translating to MLQTFLATYLSSAIRFLFLLAPFFVVTMFLALTRGDDKAHKTKVIQRSVLAALILGLALFFAGPVLFEAIGITLNSFRIGAGSLLFLTAISLVNSGTRNHATSLPQEDRDDIAVVPLAIPIIIGPATIGAILVYGAELTTAPEIAGGVLGLVTGLLALAVLLYLSGYLEKALGKTGLNIMSKISGLILSAMAAEIVMSGISGFISTSGLIGG from the coding sequence ATGCTGCAGACGTTTCTGGCCACCTACCTGAGCAGTGCCATCCGTTTCCTGTTCCTGCTGGCGCCCTTCTTTGTGGTGACCATGTTCCTGGCCCTGACCCGGGGGGACGACAAGGCCCACAAGACCAAGGTGATCCAGCGTTCGGTGCTGGCGGCGCTGATCCTGGGGCTGGCTTTGTTTTTTGCCGGCCCGGTGCTGTTCGAGGCCATTGGCATTACCCTGAACTCGTTCCGCATCGGCGCCGGCTCGCTGCTGTTCCTGACCGCCATCAGCCTGGTCAACAGCGGCACCCGCAACCACGCCACCAGCCTGCCGCAGGAGGACCGCGACGACATTGCCGTGGTGCCGCTGGCGATTCCCATCATCATCGGGCCGGCCACCATCGGTGCCATCCTGGTCTACGGTGCGGAGCTGACCACGGCGCCGGAGATCGCCGGTGGTGTCCTCGGGCTGGTGACGGGGCTGCTGGCGCTGGCGGTATTGCTGTACCTGTCCGGCTATCTGGAGAAGGCCCTGGGCAAGACCGGTCTGAACATCATGTCCAAGATCAGTGGCCTGATCCTGTCGGCCATGGCGGCGGAAATCGTGATGTCCGGGATTTCGGGATTTATCAGTACTTCCGGGCTGATAGGCGGGTGA